ACCAGCACAGGCCTACTAATACAAATGTATGTAGACAGTCTGACACTTTGGTTGTTTTAAATCAATACTCCCATTAATGCAAATACTTTGTAATTGCTTCTGAAAATATAGGCAAGTTTTTTCAACTTTTAGTAAGAAACAAGGAGGCTGTGGTTTTGGTCAGTTGGCAGAGTACTTCCTTAGTGGATATAAGAAAGCTTGGGTGCAAACCCTGGCACTCAGATGGATGTGGTGATaaagcctgtaatcctagtacatGGGAGCAAGGCAGGATGATCATAAAGGtaaggccattctcagctacatgCTGAGttctagcctggactacacgagAAACTATTTCAGGCCTGCTCTCTTTTGAAGGTAAATGGAGGAGCGGTGAGTGCATCTGGGGTAGAGGGAGGTTTGGGGGGAAGActaaggagaggagggaggggaagctgtggttgggatgtattatgagagaaaagtaaaaaaaaggaaaatagcaaaacacaaaaagtatTCAAAGCTACCATGGGCAACTTAATGAACCTGACTcgaaataaaaaggagaggaggtcaaagagaaatggctcagcaggtgcttGTCATACAAACCTGGTGACAtcaaaacccacataaaggtagGCATAGATGACTGGGATCAGCCCCAATgacaccataaaaataaataaaaaatgaatgttatataaattaaaagtgctttttttttttaaggaaatgagGAAATGTCTAATGAGCCCAAATGATTAGTGTGGTGATCATTAGAAAAAAGGGGGATATGATCAAAGACAGCATTAGAGATGCATGAAGTGCTTAGGGCTAGTGAGGAAACAGGAAATCAGAGATGCTGAAGGGAGGATCCTAGCATGATAGGAACTGAGAGGGTCTGCTGCAACCCAGGCTTCGGTACCATCAGCAGGACCAAGGAGATCATCAGGGTATCTATCTGACTTCACAGAAGACAACGTGATCCAATCCAAACGTGTCTAATGTGAGGCGATGCCAGagactacacacaccacactctgCAAGCATTCTCGGGTCCAAACTCTGCTCAGATCGCTGCTGTAGTTCACAGCTTGAAATGGCAGTGAAATGTGTGGCAAATACCTCCAAGGACTCTACATTTATGGCCATCACGTAATTTCCATTGATAATACTAGTTTCAAAAACAGAGAGTAGGCATAAACAATAAGACATAggttgagagagaaagggaggaaggaagggagggagggggaggggtggaaagcCCTCCCCATTCTGGGGGTGGAGACTGGCACTAACAAAGCCTCTTGTCATCCTATTGCCAACTGGACAAGTCAGTCTTTGCTTTTCCCCGTGACATGTGTTTGAGCTGCAGTGGAAAGGAAATGTGTCATCTGTGGTTTGGTTTTAAAAGTGGAAAGCTAGCTGTACGTATCGTCTTAAAAAACCCTGCAGATTTAAGGTTCATAGTCTCCAAACTAGTCTTCTTAaaataagaagagaagaaaagaagtggCTTGCTAAGTAAAGGTTGGGACAGAGCGCTCTGTAAGGTAGGTCGCACATGTGGCTTTTCTTATTCCTTCCCACATCTAAGTTTGTTCAGGCTAGTGGAGAGGAAGTGCTTTTTCAAAGATGCATACATATATCTAACAATGTAGAATCGTTGTTTTCTCTATTgcattatgaaaaattaaataaactgtaTAATCAATGAGAGCTAGGAAAATTTATAATTATTAGTATGGAGTTTTAAATCAGGAGGAAGGTCTTGAGTTTGTACTCTAACGAGCTGAAaagctttgggttttttgttttgctttgtttctaaaTTAAGGAAATACATTCTTATTACTAAAACTTAGGAATTATAAATCTGACTAAAAATGAtgagacaaaaaccaaaaccagaagaTCAAAACCTTACTAACCCAGCCTGGCCTCTGCGGCATAAATTAGAGATGTAGGAACAGTCTCGATtctcaggcagttgtgagccaaaGAGACAGTCTCATTTTGTCGCAGCTTGTGTACTGGGGCATGACGGCACATCTGGATGAAGACAATCGACAGCAGACCTATTGTGTTGTCCTGCAGTACACTGCTAGCATGTGTGATATATTCTGCACTGTGAATGAACTAATGTGATTAAAATAACCTGTATTAAGTCATTTTAGCATTGAATACATAAGTCTACTCTGGTAGAAAAGGATGGACATTTCTTACTAAATCAATTAAAAGTGCTTTTTTTGGTATGTGACTGACTTATAAAGTATCCAGAGAATTCTATCATTCAACTTGAAGACTGAACTGAATACTATCACACAAAAGTCAGTGCACTGTATCTTTAAGCATCTACCAACAGTCATGATCCTAACAGTGATCTGGATCCCAGAACACTGGGGTTTTTCCCCCTCTCCATTCTTAGTATAGAATATTAGTCAAAACATAGTTTCTAATTAGCATCACTTATTATATGCTATTCCTGTCTGTGCAACTTAGCATACCTCATCTGTTAATCTCAACTTCTGGGTTTTATTCTGATTCCGATATTGTCGAGTGGCACGTATTATACCATAGCAAACCTCCCTGCCTCAAGCATGACTAGCAGGTTGGTATTTGTACTGCTTGGGAGTAGTTTAGAATCTTAGGCCCTAACCTAgacttggaaggaaaaaaaaacaaaaccctccacaTATTCAAGTTTGAAAGTCACATCTATAAAACATACAGGGCAAGACAACTACAAGACAACTACACTCATCAAGTCTCAGAACAGTCTAGTGTTTGCTCAGTCTCCTCTCATTTATTCTCTGGCTGAAAGTTACTCTGGAGAACTGGTACAGTATTGTAAACACCTCATCTGGTCCTGGCTAcccacctttgatcccagaactcgggaggtagaggtaagctgattttttaaagagaagaaacaacTCACTTCACTAAAGGTGTAACCAAATGTCTCTGGCTAGGTTAGCGTACTTGGGGCAGACATGACAGCCCCAGGGAGATCTCTAAGCAGATGGCTAATAACAAGAGCTAAGAACAGAATTTTGTCCTTTTATGCATTGGCTTCTAGGAAGCTCCACACCACAAACTGAAGTTCAGCTtttgggaggaggggtgggatgCAGGCTGAGCATGTGCTACCACAAGGCCATGCTGGCTGCTGGGTCTCAGCCTTCAGAGTCAGGCGCTGGGTTCTAGGGCCCCAGGAGCTTGATGAGTgattccttttaatttttctctataaTTTCTTTTGTAGATTTCTGTTAAAATGAGGGATTAAAAAAATGTCAGTTAAAAATGACAAGGGTGGCCATGTTTTATATACCTTTTGAGTGCCAAAGTCTTTTGGTTTTCCTGATTCTAGGCTGAGAGAAGCATTATGCCTCTGCTATTTGGAAAGCCATAGTCAGCTACGGCAAAAGACGTGGAATCAGCAGTGCCCACAAAGCTGCACTCTAGGGCCAGATCCTCAGACTTTAACACCATACTGGAAAGGACAAACAGCACTCAAACTCTCACCAGATGCACACTTGCTCTCAAGACTCCACCAAACcttcaccctccccctcccacaaaaAAGCcacttttgataacttttagagCTTGAAACAAAACTTTCAAGGCCACATTCTCTTTTACTTCAAGATAAGGACGAGCTTCTCAGAGGGGGGACACTTCAGTAAGAAGAAGCCTTCAAAGAGGAAGCACAAGCACAAAAGCAGAAGCATCTGACTGCAAGCCAATGTCCAAGGCACTACCTTAAAAGGGAGAATATGTAGAGCTACGGTGTTAAGGTTAAACATGGTAAACGTAATTGTAATGCTAACTTACAGTCTCATAGTGAACAACAAAATTTTTGATTTGTATATACATTCTAAGAACAGGAATGAAAATTTAGttaaaaaacagtaacaaattcAATTGAGAAGAATCCAATAGCCAAGGGTAGGTGTGGATCTCTGTGTCCTTGTGTTATCTCAAGTGCACCCCGTTAACTACAATTACTCCACATGCCAGACACTGTTCTCCACAAACTAACAATTGATATTGCTTCTCAACAGATACCAGTGTACCTGTAGGCATGGAGCACACAGGACAGTACCTGCATCTTGTTTTCCTGATGACAACAGTGTGGTCCTTGTCTCCTGGAACAAAAGCAAACTATACACATCTGTGGGCTAACAGTATCACTGCCTCGGGTTCCATTAATCAAAATGGCACGAGCAGACATCCAAGTGAGAAGAACACAAACCTTGTCACTCCTTCAGTGGGTCACAAGGTGAGTGCCTCAGACAAGCCTGCATCATCTCCTGTTGTGACTTTAGCTCCTACATCTACACCCAGGTCCTCCACGCCCCATGCCTTCAGAAACAGTTCTCCAACAGCAGACATCAAAAGTCAGGgggaaacttttaaaaaggaagtctGTGAGGAGAACACAAGCAACACAGCCATGCTAATTTGCTTAATTGTAATTGCAGTGCTATTCCTTATCTGTACCTTTCTGTTTCTATCAACTGTGGTTCTGGCAAACAAAGTCTCATCTCTCAGAAGGtcaaagcaagcaggcaagcgcCAGCCTCGGAGCAATGGTGACTTTCTGGCAAGCAGTGGGCTCTGGACTGCTGAATCGGACACTTGGAAAAGAGCAAAGGAGCTAACAGGCCCCAATCTCCTGATTCAATCTACTGGTGTGCTTACCGCTGCCagggaaaggaaacaagaagaaggaactgaaaaaCTCAACTAGGCCATGGTTTGGAAGGGGAAACGCAAAGCAGCAATGAGGAAGGTTGCGTTAAAAATAAAGCTGGCTGCTGGTATTTCACTTCCGTGTTTGCTCAGATGATCAAAAGTCTGCCATGCTGTTTGTTTAGCATCAAACAGACCAGAGGGAGATGTATGCCTGCTGAAGTCTTATTTCTGTTTCAtacttcatatttttaagaaaGTGAATAAAACAGCAGCAGCTGAAGAACTAACAGAAATAACATGAAGTAACTAAACACTGCTGGGCAGCAGCGGACGACCTCTGTCTGAATGTACTTGAACTTGAAGAGTTTGATTAAGTCCTCAGAGCCAAGCAGATACCACAATGCCTAGCAGAAGTCAAATTCCTAACGTGCAGAGTTCAACTGCAATGCAACAGCTCCTTCTCACTGGATGAGACAGAGCCCGCCCCAGTGGTCTCTTAGCACAGCTGATGTTAGGCTCCATCTCTTTACCTTCACATATGGCACAAGGCAAAAGTGCTTTTCTACTACACATAACACATTACAACTTAATTTTgtacaataaatgaaaaaagactTTAGAACAATGCTGACTATGTATCTCTCATTTACGTTGCTTTAGAATGtgttagaaaaataagaaaaacaacacaaccaAAATAGATGAGATACACACCCACAACTGAAGGCTTTAACTATAAAAAAGGTTTAATATtcaagaataacatttgaagggaccagagagatgactcagaaggaaaggcactggctgttcttccagaggaccctggttctatccccagcactcacataagcCTAAGAGCTggctgcaactccagttccaagggatcctggcttccttgggcaccaggcataggcatggtacacaaacacaaaagcataaaacatccatacacataaagtaacttttcagaaaagaatgacatttatattttgtatacaGTTTACTAGAAGGTTACTAAAAAGCACCAGCTAGGTGTGGAAGCACACATCTCTACTCCCAACATTCTGGAAGCTCAGATCAGaggtttctgagtttgaggctagcctggcctgcacagtgagacactgtcttaagcattaacaacaaaacataacaaatgCCTTAAGGTTGGTCAGAGTTTATAGAGTCTAAGGATGCTAAATAACACAAAAAATCACTTCCACTTTTACTCTCCAGAGCAGCatggataaaaaaagaaagtcaattgtgtgttgtgtgtgcgagtgcacacctgcatgcatatgtatgtgtgtgtatgtatgcacatttgAGAGTACAGGTGCTCACAGAATCTAGTTTACTCAATAtccctgtggagctggagttacaggtgacgaTGAACCACCTGATGTgagtattgggaattgaacccgggtctttgcaagagcagtatgttccttttgtccttttaaatatatttatttatttattaatcacaTATCTagcattctgtctgcatgtatgcccaaaagccagaagaggtcaccagatctcattaaagatggttatgagttaccatgtggttgctgggatgtgctcttaacctctgagccatctctccagcccagtatgttccttttgtaaacatttaaggatttttattttatgtgagtgttttgcctgcatgtttgtctatgCACAATGTTCATGAAGTACCCTTGAAACCCAGAAAAGGGTATctgctcccctggaactggagttacagacagctgtgacttGCCAGGTGGGTGTTAGACTTGGGTccttacaagagcagcaagtgcccttaactgttaagccatccTTCCAACCCTTACCATTTCCCTCATAGTTAGTGACTCATCCCGGCTACACATCAGaaccaaataaaaatgtcaatacCTAATTCTCATGCCCTATTCCAGTTATAATGAGCTGATTTTCAAGTGAAGTACTTGGTGTTTCTTCCTAATTCCCTACATGGTGTTTCCCTAGATCATCATATTCACTTCTGTCACACTCTGTCACTTTAAATTCTGGGTTACATCTTTACATGaactgtgtgtggaggggtgcatgaaatcaaattattttctttctttctttctttgttaatgtGTACAGGTGTGTTGCTTGCATATGTATCTATGCGCtatatgtgtctggtgcccacagaggcaagaagagggcaccagctcctctctggaactggaattatacacagatgggtgtgagctgcAATACAGgtgctggcagctgaacttggttgtttggaagagcagtcagtgctcttaactgctgagaccaATTTTCTCATGAATTTATTACTagctaaaaaaaatcatctccctAAACAGT
The genomic region above belongs to Rattus rattus isolate New Zealand chromosome 9, Rrattus_CSIRO_v1, whole genome shotgun sequence and contains:
- the Evi2a gene encoding protein EVI2A — encoded protein: MEHTGQYLHLVFLMTTVWSLSPGTKANYTHLWANSITASGSINQNGTSRHPSEKNTNLVTPSVGHKVSASDKPASSPVVTLAPTSTPRSSTPHAFRNSSPTADIKSQGETFKKEVCEENTSNTAMLICLIVIAVLFLICTFLFLSTVVLANKVSSLRRSKQAGKRQPRSNGDFLASSGLWTAESDTWKRAKELTGPNLLIQSTGVLTAARERKQEEGTEKLN